TGCTGTTATTGGCTGATATGTACCAGGGTGTAACACTGGTGCCATCGGCGTGGGTAAATCAGCCTGGATATTGTACCAGGACTGTGGTATTTGGTTTTCGCTAAGCGTGTATTTGATCGTGTCCATTGCTCAAAAGTGACTACAATAAATTTTTCTTTCTATCGTACGCTTTTCGCTGGATAGAATACACACAATTAAAAATTGTCAGAAGCTCCACTCAACACACAAGATAATATTTATTCATGGATATAAAACCAGGAACACTTTACGTTGTCGGCACACCTATTGGTAACCTGGAAGATATGACATTCCGGGCAGTGAAAGTTTTGCAGACAGTGGATATCATTGCGGCGGAAGATACACGCCACACTGGTAGATTGTTACAACATTTTCAAGTGAGAACGCCACAGGTAAGTTACCATGAACACAACCGTAGTAGTCGGATTCCAGAGTTATTAGAGGAACTCAGTAACGGGAAAGCGATCGCTCTGGTGACTGATGCAGGTATACCAGGAATTTCTGATCCTGGATATGAACTCATTAAAGTTTCTGTTGAGGCTGGGATAACAGTTGTGCCAATTCCTGGTGCAAATGCAGCAATGACTGCATTAAGTGCAGCTGGATTACCAACGGATAAATTTGTTTTTGAAGGATTTTTACCAGTTAAAAGTCAACAGAGGCGATCGCACTTAGAATTCCTAGCAACAGAACCTCGCACACTCATTTTCTACGAGTCTCCCCACCGCCTACGCGAAACTTTGGAAGATTTAGCAGAAGTCTTTGGAAACACTCGCCAAATTGTCATCGCGCGGGAGTTAACTAAATTGTATGAGGAATTTTTGCGGGGAAGTATTGAATCAGCAATTCTTCATTACAGCCAACGCGAACCTCAAGGTGAATACACTTTGGTTGTGGGAGGAACACCACCTACTCAACCGCAACTTTCAGAAGAAGAACTCAAAGCAGAGTTGCAAAAGATCATGAGTCAGGGAATATCGCGATCGCAAGCCAGCCGTCAGTTAGCAAAAGAAATTTCCTTTCCCCGTCGTCAATTATATCAATTAGCTCTTTCTATCAAAATG
This portion of the Brasilonema sennae CENA114 genome encodes:
- the rsmI gene encoding 16S rRNA (cytidine(1402)-2'-O)-methyltransferase codes for the protein MDIKPGTLYVVGTPIGNLEDMTFRAVKVLQTVDIIAAEDTRHTGRLLQHFQVRTPQVSYHEHNRSSRIPELLEELSNGKAIALVTDAGIPGISDPGYELIKVSVEAGITVVPIPGANAAMTALSAAGLPTDKFVFEGFLPVKSQQRRSHLEFLATEPRTLIFYESPHRLRETLEDLAEVFGNTRQIVIARELTKLYEEFLRGSIESAILHYSQREPQGEYTLVVGGTPPTQPQLSEEELKAELQKIMSQGISRSQASRQLAKEISFPRRQLYQLALSIKMPDQDSH